A single region of the Nicotiana sylvestris chromosome 6, ASM39365v2, whole genome shotgun sequence genome encodes:
- the LOC104222176 gene encoding uncharacterized protein isoform X1 → MQNMSTEKIPAQTAPAVASSCRKKKSESATFLEDVKDHIDEFINASMDEHKTCFKKTIQKMFGMSKIVAERNAEAKEVESSLPLRTVVSE, encoded by the exons ATGCAGAACATGTCAACCGAGAAGATTCCAGCGCAAACAGCACCTGCTGTTGCATCATCATGCCGAAAAAAGAAGTCTGAAAGTGCCACGTTTTTGGAGGATGTAAAGGATCACATTGATGAATTTATAAATGCCTCAATGGATGAACACAAGACTTGTTTCAAGAAGACCATCCAGAAG ATGTTTGGGATGTCTAAAATTGTTGCTGAAAGAAATGCTGAAGCAAAGGAGGTTGAGAGCTCACTTCCTCTCCGAACTGTTGTATCTGAGTAA
- the LOC104222183 gene encoding uncharacterized protein, whose protein sequence is MLKACKASGVNIEGFEHEIMGIILRMDQKRQMQLQKQKSPGKEKRRGKKKQEARNRTGKTEMGPKLRGQIWGNRWVEWAELKSVGNSGGIIILWDKRQWANRDTHQGVYGPHTNPEREELWLELAAIRSIWNEQWVIGGDFNVCRYESERYNCVRRSRAMVSFSDIIQDLVIIDLPLQGAYYTWFRGEDSLPALRIYRFLISPEWCDSFKAIKQLALLRVIFDHRPLLLECGDWEATPSYFKFENMWQVEGFIDKVKNWWQSYVIGGSPDFILVQKLRRLKADISNWNIEEFGRLETQKTKLLEELAMLEQTTENRTQTQVEKEKLMQIRVELQQIAKVEEVLWRQKSRCLWLKAGDRNTKFFQKVANSHKRNNYIDRLKIGEEITRTKNPSKLKS, encoded by the exons ATGTTAAAGGCATGCAAGGCTTCTGGGGTTAACATAGAAGGGTTTGAACATGAGATTATGGGCATCATCCTCCGAATGGATCAAAAGCGGCAAATGCAGCTACAGAAACAAAAGTCACCAGGCAAGGAAAAGAGAAGGGGTAAGAAGAAGCAAGAAGCAAGAAACAGAACTGGAAAGACTGAAATGGGGCCTAAATTACGAGG GCAAATATGGGGTAATCGTTGGGTTGAGTGGGCAGAGTTGAAATCTGTAGGTAACAGTGGAGGAATTATCATCCTATGGGACAAAAGACAATGGGCAAACAGGGATACTCATCAAG GGGTGTATGGGCCACACACAAATCCTGAAAGAGAGGAACTATGGCTAGAACTTGCAGCAATCAGATCTATCTGGAATGAGCAATGGGTTATAGGGGGTGATTTCAATGTTTGTAGGTATGAAAGTGAAAGATACAACTGTGTTAGAAGGTCCAGGGCCATGGTATCCTTCTCAGACATCATTCAAGACCTGGTTATTATAGACTTGCCTCTACAAGGAGCTTATTATACCTGGTTCAGAGGTGAAGACTCATTGCCAGCTTTGAGAATATACAGGTTCTTAATTTCTCCTGAATGGTGCGACAGTTTCAAAGCTATCAAGCAGCTAGCCCTCCTAAGAGTGATCTTTGATCACAGGCCCCTACTCCTTGAGTGTGGTGACTGGGAAGCCACCCCCTCTTATTTCAAATTCGAAAATATGTGGCAGGTGGAGGGTTTCATTGATAAGGTTAAAAACTGGTGGCAGAGTTATGTGATAGGAGGCAGCCCAGATTTTATACTTGTGCAGAAACTGAGAAGGCTCAAGGCAGACATCAGTAATTGGAACATAGAGGAGTTTGGCAGACTGGAAACACAAAAGACTAAACTATTGGAGGAGTTAGCAATGCTGGAGCAAACAACAGAGAACAGGACCCAAACACAAGTTGAAAAGGAGAAACTAATGCAGATAAGAGTGGAGTTACAACAAATAGCAAAGGTTGAGGAGGTCTTATGGAGACAAAAATCAAGATGTTTATGGCTTAAAGCAGGTGACAGGAACACTAAGTTCTTTCAGAAAGTGGCTAACTCCCACAAAAGGAACAATTACATTGACAGATTGAAGATAGGGGAAGAAATCACTAGGACCAAGAATCCATCAAAACTGAAATCCTAA
- the LOC104219435 gene encoding transmembrane 9 superfamily member 11-like — translation MDFFDKLKNWILVYSLFLQCARGFYLPGSFPHKYNIGDQLSVKVNSLTSIDTEIPYGYYSLPFCKPLEGVKDSAENLGELLMGDRIENSPYRFKMHVNESEIFLCQTNALSADEFKVLKERIDEMYQVNLILDNLPAIRYMNKDGYFLRWTGYPVGIKVKDVYYVFNHLKFTVLVHKYEKSTVPGVIGDGDGAELITTDDKSITDTPSYMVVGFEVVPCSFQHTTDLLKNLKPYDKFPSPINCDPATVAVMIQEGKPLVFSYEVNFVESDIKWPSRWDAYLKMEGSKVHWFSILNSMMVITFLAGIVLIIFLRTIRRDLARYEELDKEAQVQINEELSGWKLVVGDVFRVPENSTLLSMMVADGCRILGMAVVTILFAALGFMSPASRGTLITGMLLFYMFLGIIAGYVAVWLLKTLNAGNTNGWFSISWRVSFFFPGIAFLILTVLNFLLWGSHSTGAIPFTTYIVLLLLWFCISMPLTLIGGYIGTQAPHLEYPCRSNQIPREIPANRFPTWLLVIGAGTLPFGTLFIELFFIMSSIWLGRVYYVFGFLLVVLILLVVVCAEVSLVLTYMHLCMEDWRWWWKSYFASGSVAIYIFFYSINYLVFDLKSLSGPVSAMLYLGYSLLMALAVMLATGAIGFLTSFFFLHRLFSSVKID, via the coding sequence ATGGATTTCTTTGATAAATTAAAGAATTGGATATTGGTTTATAGCTTGTTTCTTCAATGCGCTCGTGGATTTTATTTACCTGGTAGTTTCCCACACAAATATAATATTGGTGATCAATTATCCGTTAAAGTGAATTCCTTGACATCAATTGATACAGAAATACCTTATGGATATTATAGCTTACCTTTTTGTAAACCTTTAGAAGGTGTTAAGGATAGTGCTGAAAATTTAGGTGAGCTTCTTATGGGAGACAGAATTGAAAACTCACCTTATAGATTCAAGATGCACGTAAACGAAAGTGAAATATTTTTGTGTCAAACAAATGCATTATCAGCTGATGAATTCAAGGTTTTGAAAGAAAGGATTGATGAAATGTATCAAGTGAATCTGATTCTTGATAATCTTCCTGCAATTCGGTATATGAACAAAGATGGTTATTTTCTCAGGTGGACGGGTTATCCGGTTGGTATTAAGGTTAAGGATGTGTATTATGTGTTCAACCATTTGAAATTCACTGTGTTAGTTCACAAGTATGAGAAGAGTACTGTGCCAGGTGTGATTGGAGATGGAGATGGTGCTGAGTTAATTACAACGGACGATAAGTCTATCACAGATACACCAAGTTATATGGTTGTTGGATTTGAAGTTGTCCCCTGTAGTTTTCAACATACCACAGATTTGCTTAAGAATCTAAAACCATATGATAAGTTTCCTTCACCAATTAATTGTGACCCGGCAACAGTAGCCGTGATGATTCAAGAAGGCAAACCATTGGTATTTAGTTATGAGGTAAACTTTGTGGAGAGTGATATTAAGTGGCCATCAAGATGGGATGCATATTTGAAAATGGAAGGTTCAAAAGTTCATTGGTTTTCGATTCTTAATTCGATGATGGTTATAACATTCCTAGCAGGAATAGTGTTGATTATTTTCTTGAGGACTATTCGAAGAGATCTCGCTCGATATGAAGAGCTTGATAAAGAGGCTCAGGTTCAAATAAATGAGGAATTATCAGGATGGAAACTTGTTGTTGGCGATGTCTTTAGAGTTCCAGAGAACTCGACACTCCTTAGTATGATGGTTGCTGATGGATGTCGTATTTTAGGAATGGCAGTCGTGACAATATTATTCGCGGCTCTTGGATTTATGTCTCCAGCCTCTCGCGGCACACTTATTACTGGCATGCTTTTGTTCTATATGTTCTTAGGTATAATTGCTGGTTATGTTGCTGTTTGGCTTTTGAAGACACTGAATGCTGGTAATACCAATGGATGGTTTTCAATTTCCTGGAGAgtttctttcttctttcctgGAATTGCATTTCTTATACTAACTGTTCTGAATTTCCTCTTATGGGGAAGTCATAGCACTGGTGCAATTCCTTTCACTACATACATTGTTCTGTTATTACTGTGGTTTTGCATTTCTATGCCTCTTACACTCATAGGTGGATATATTGGAACACAGGCTCCACATCTCGAGTATCCTTGTCGTAGCAATCAAATTCCTCGCGAAATCCCAGCAAATAGATTTCCTACTTGGTTGCTGGTAATTGGAGCAGGAACACTTCCATTTGGAACTCTATTCATTGAACTCTTCTTCATCATGTCTAGCATATGGCTCGGTCGTGTTTACTATGTGTTTGGGTTTCTATTGGTGGTACTGATCCTACTAGTGGTGGTTTGTGCTGAAGTTTCTTTGGTCTTGACTTACATGCATTTGTGTATGGAAGATTGGAGATGGTGGTGGAAATCATACTTTGCATCTGGCTCTGTCGCGATCTACATATTCTTCTACTCCATCAACTATCTTGTTTTCGATCTCAAGAGCCTCAGTGGACCTGTCTCGGCCATGCTCTACTTAGGTTACTCGCTTTTAATGGCTCTTGCTGTTATGCTAGCAACTGGAGCTATAGGTTTCTTGACGTCTTTCTTCTTCCTGCATCGTCTCTTCTCTTCAGTAAAAATTGACTGA
- the LOC138871719 gene encoding uncharacterized protein produces the protein MKVNVISWNVRGLNRPRKREKIKSCINTWKADVYCFQESKLEGDITRIVKDLWANKWGKFAQLEASGTRGGILLMWDSRIWDGEISSLASYSISCKFTGKTQDFTWHLTSIYAPNDREEREEVWWEVGAARGLFNGPWIVCGDFNTVRFPSEKKNCNRFTRAMTDFSEFIEDMGLVDLQLLGGRFTWRKGDRHNFATRLDRFLISKDWDEGFKNINTINSS, from the coding sequence ATGAAAGTCAACGTCATATCATGGAATGTAAGAGGGCTCAACAGGCCAAGGAAGAGGGAAAAGATCAAGAGTTGTATCAATACCTGGAAAGCTGATGTGTATTGCTTTCAAGAATCCAAATTGGAAGGTGATATCACAAGAATTGTTAAAGATCTATGGGCAAACAAATGGGGGAAATTTGCACAGCTGGAAGCCAGCGGAACCAGAGGAGGCATTCTGCTTATGTGGGACAGTAGGATTTGGGATGGTGAAATAAGTAGCTTGGCATCGTACTCTATTTCATGTAAATTCACTGGAAAAACCCAGGATTTCACCTGGCATTTAACTAGTATTTATGCTCCAAACGatagagaagaaagagaagaggTTTGGTGGGAAGTTGGCGCAGCTAGGGGATTATTCAATGGCCCCTGGATTGTATGTGGAGATTTTAATACAGTTAGATTTCCCTCCGAAAAGAAAAATTGCAACAGATTCACTAGAGCAATGACTGATTTCTCTGAATTCATTGAAGACATGGGTTTAGTGGACTTACAACTGTTAGGAGGCAGATTCACTTGGAGAAAAGGAGATAGACACAACTTTGCAACCAGACTTGACAGATTTCTGATCTCTAAAGACTGGGATGAGGGTTTTAAAAACATAAACACAATCAACTCTTCATAG
- the LOC104222176 gene encoding uncharacterized protein isoform X2, giving the protein MSTEKIPAQTAPAVASSCRKKKSESATFLEDVKDHIDEFINASMDEHKTCFKKTIQKMFGMSKIVAERNAEAKEVESSLPLRTVVSE; this is encoded by the exons ATGTCAACCGAGAAGATTCCAGCGCAAACAGCACCTGCTGTTGCATCATCATGCCGAAAAAAGAAGTCTGAAAGTGCCACGTTTTTGGAGGATGTAAAGGATCACATTGATGAATTTATAAATGCCTCAATGGATGAACACAAGACTTGTTTCAAGAAGACCATCCAGAAG ATGTTTGGGATGTCTAAAATTGTTGCTGAAAGAAATGCTGAAGCAAAGGAGGTTGAGAGCTCACTTCCTCTCCGAACTGTTGTATCTGAGTAA
- the LOC138871717 gene encoding uncharacterized protein — translation MGFGERWIRWIKFSLTTVKYSVLINRSPVGFVSPQKGIRQGDPLSPFLFIIAMEGLSKMLDKARSTHKHAEKVNVVPDLDELEDNSEGHKFHLVKWATVTQPKSLGGLGIRDLSKHNKSLLMKWNWRYGQEGTSLWKEIVKAKYGHLDNWSTRTTRAPHGVGPWKHIDSLKEVFQQEVSFKVGNGAHVKFWKDKWLGNFTIQETFPTLFHLATDPNSTVAQNRSNNTWEVRRNIQDWEIEEVLDLLGRLANCTMSIQHTDKLRWGTSKEGAYTV, via the exons ATGGGATTTGGTGAAAGATGGATAAGGTGGATCAAGTTCAGTCTAACCACTGTCAAATACTCAGTCCTCATCAACAGATCTCCAGTTGGCTTTGTCTCCCCTCAGAAAGGGATTAGGCAGGGAGACCCTCTCTCACCTTTTCTCTTCATCATAGCAATGGAAGGTTTGAGCAAAATGCTTGATAAAGCAAG GTCTACACATAAACATGCTGAAAAGGTCAATGTGGTACCTGACTTAGACGAGCTG GAAGATAACAGTGAAGGTCACAAATTCCATTTGGTGAAGTGGGCAACTGTAACTCAACCAAAGTCACTAGGTGGTCTGGGCATTAGAGATCTTTCAAAACACAACAAAAGTTTGCTAATGAAGTGGAATTGGAGATATGGGCAAGAAGGCACAAGCTTATGGAAGGAAATAGTAAAAGCCAAATATGGTCACCTAGATAATTGGAGTACCAGAACCACAAGAGCTCCTCATGGGGTTGGGCCCTGGAAGCACATCGACAGCTTAAAGGAAGTCTTCCAACAAGAAGTGTCCTTCAAAGTAGGTAATGGAGCACATGTGAAATTTTGGAAGGATAAGTGGCTAGGGAACTTCACAATTCAAGAAACCTTCCCTACTCTATTCCACCTAGCTACTGATCCTAACTCAACAGTCGCACAGAATAGATCCAACAACACTTGGGAGGTCAGGAGAAACATACAAGACTGGGAGATAGAAGAAGTGCTTGATCTACTTGGAAGGTTAGCAAATTGTACAATGAGTATCCAACACACAGATAAGCTAAGATGGGGCACTTCTAAGGAAGGGGCATATACAGTGTAG